In Hamadaea flava, a genomic segment contains:
- a CDS encoding formimidoylglutamate deiminase, which translates to MSHYLCEYAWLPDGIQADVLIAIENGKIVRAEPTGWTEDHVPKLAGLTIPGFANAHSHAFHRALRGRTHMGKGSFWTWREQMYQVADRLDPDSYHRLARAVYAEMALAGVTCVGEFHYLHHQPGGKPYADPNAMGEALVVAAADAGVRITLLDTLYLQSSVDGKPLAGPQLRFGDGSLDAWWDRFDALAAQPHSMVGAALHSVRAVPATVMSEFTELTSGLPVHAHVAEQVDEVAACRAAYGCTPTELLDRHGVLEETFTSVHATHLTRGDIDLMADTFACFCPTTERDLGDGIGPARVLADSGVRLTLGSDSHAVIDLLEETRAVELHERLSAQARGHFTQEELLSAATTTGHASLGWPSAGRLAVGARADLVTISLATVRTAGIDPAGVLMAAGAADITHVVADGRVIVADGRHVSIDVARELQEAVCALF; encoded by the coding sequence ATGAGTCACTACCTCTGCGAGTACGCCTGGCTGCCCGACGGGATTCAGGCCGACGTCCTGATCGCGATCGAGAACGGCAAGATCGTCCGCGCCGAGCCGACCGGGTGGACGGAGGATCATGTCCCCAAATTGGCGGGCTTGACGATACCCGGATTCGCCAATGCCCATTCGCATGCGTTTCATCGGGCGCTGCGTGGGCGTACCCACATGGGTAAGGGCAGTTTCTGGACGTGGCGTGAGCAGATGTATCAGGTCGCGGACCGGCTGGACCCGGACAGCTACCACCGGCTGGCGCGCGCCGTGTACGCGGAGATGGCGCTCGCGGGCGTGACCTGCGTGGGCGAGTTCCACTATCTGCACCACCAGCCGGGCGGAAAGCCTTACGCGGACCCGAACGCCATGGGTGAGGCGCTCGTCGTCGCCGCCGCCGACGCGGGCGTCCGGATCACGCTGCTGGACACGCTGTACCTCCAGTCCTCGGTAGACGGCAAGCCGCTCGCCGGGCCGCAGTTGCGCTTCGGCGACGGCTCGCTCGACGCCTGGTGGGATCGGTTCGACGCGCTGGCCGCCCAGCCGCACTCGATGGTCGGTGCGGCCCTGCACTCGGTACGCGCGGTGCCCGCCACGGTGATGTCCGAGTTCACCGAGCTGACCAGCGGCCTGCCGGTGCATGCGCACGTCGCCGAGCAGGTGGACGAGGTGGCCGCCTGCCGGGCCGCCTACGGCTGTACGCCGACCGAGCTGCTCGACCGCCACGGCGTGCTGGAGGAGACCTTCACCTCCGTGCATGCGACCCACCTGACCAGGGGCGACATCGACCTGATGGCCGACACGTTCGCCTGCTTCTGCCCGACGACCGAACGGGATCTGGGCGACGGCATCGGCCCCGCCCGGGTCCTCGCCGACTCCGGCGTACGCCTGACCCTGGGCAGCGACTCGCATGCCGTCATCGACCTGCTCGAAGAGACCCGCGCCGTGGAGTTGCACGAACGCCTCTCCGCCCAGGCCCGGGGCCACTTCACCCAGGAGGAGCTGCTCAGCGCGGCGACCACGACCGGGCACGCCTCGCTGGGCTGGCCGTCCGCCGGGCGGCTGGCCGTCGGCGCACGAGCCGACCTGGTCACGATCAGCCTCGCCACCGTGCGTACAGCCGGGATCGATCCGGCTGGGGTGCTCATGGCGGCCGGCGCGGCCGACATCACCCACGTCGTCGCCGACGGCCGCGTGATCGTGGCCGACGGCCGGCACGTCTCGATCGACGTGGCCCGGGAACTTCAGGAGGCCGTGTGCGCTCTCTTCTGA
- a CDS encoding allantoate amidohydrolase, producing MGFRDLWDEIAPIGRDPDSLGYLRYAFTQPEAHLRAWFREQAAQRHLILEEDGNGNLFAWWGAGDDAVLTGSHFDSVPHGGAYDGPLGVVSALLAVDELRARGVTPVKPIAIGVFAEEEGSRFGLACLGSRLLTGAVDAEAAAALRDRDGVTLAEAMGATPKGHRPDLLARFGCFVELHVEQGRSLVESERAVGVASAIWPHGRWRLDFTGEANHAGTTLMADRHDPMLTFAYTVLAANKEARLRGCHATIGRVAVEPNATNAIPARVSAWLDARAATTSAVDELVAAVSARASERAARDGTRVSLTAESVSGETQFDVALRDRIAALLQGAPVLPTGAGHDAGVLSAYLPTAMLFVRNPTGVSHSPAEFAADADCAAGVRALADVLEELSCR from the coding sequence ATGGGTTTCCGGGACCTCTGGGACGAGATCGCGCCGATCGGGCGCGACCCCGACTCCTTGGGCTACCTGCGTTACGCCTTCACCCAACCAGAGGCTCATCTCCGCGCCTGGTTCAGAGAACAGGCCGCCCAACGTCACCTGATCCTGGAGGAAGACGGCAACGGAAACCTCTTCGCCTGGTGGGGGGCCGGTGACGACGCTGTCCTCACGGGAAGTCACTTCGACTCGGTGCCGCACGGTGGGGCGTACGACGGGCCGCTGGGGGTGGTCAGCGCGCTGCTCGCGGTCGACGAACTTCGGGCGCGCGGAGTCACCCCGGTCAAGCCCATCGCGATCGGCGTCTTCGCCGAGGAGGAGGGCTCTCGGTTCGGCCTGGCCTGCCTCGGTTCTCGGCTCCTCACCGGCGCGGTCGACGCCGAGGCCGCGGCCGCGCTACGGGACCGCGACGGGGTGACGCTCGCCGAGGCGATGGGCGCGACGCCGAAGGGCCACCGGCCCGACCTGCTGGCCCGATTCGGCTGCTTCGTCGAACTGCACGTCGAACAGGGACGCTCCCTTGTGGAATCCGAGCGCGCCGTCGGCGTCGCCAGCGCCATCTGGCCGCACGGACGCTGGCGGCTGGACTTCACGGGCGAGGCCAACCACGCCGGCACCACCCTCATGGCCGACCGGCACGACCCGATGCTGACGTTCGCGTACACCGTACTCGCGGCGAACAAGGAGGCCCGGCTGCGCGGCTGTCACGCCACGATCGGCCGGGTCGCCGTCGAACCCAACGCCACCAACGCGATCCCGGCCCGCGTCAGCGCCTGGCTGGACGCGCGGGCGGCCACGACGTCCGCCGTGGACGAACTCGTCGCGGCGGTCTCGGCCCGAGCGTCCGAACGGGCAGCCCGCGATGGTACGCGAGTGAGCCTGACCGCCGAATCGGTCAGCGGCGAGACGCAGTTCGACGTCGCGTTACGCGACCGGATCGCGGCCCTCCTGCAGGGCGCGCCGGTGTTGCCGACGGGCGCCGGGCACGACGCCGGGGTGCTCAGTGCGTACCTGCCGACGGCGATGCTGTTCGTCCGCAATCCCACCGGCGTCTCCCACTCCCCCGCCGAATTCGCCGCCGACGCCGACTGCGCGGCGGGCGTACGCGCGCTCGCGGATGTGCTGGAGGAGCTGTCATGCCGATGA